The following nucleotide sequence is from Pseudochaenichthys georgianus chromosome 17, fPseGeo1.2, whole genome shotgun sequence.
AGAGTCAACTATTCATGAAACAATGTGTTGTGTACATCTAAAAATCATGCAGCATTAACTCATTCAGGTTTTTCCTTAGGCTCTGTCTTTATAAAAACACACCATGCATTCAAACATATTAAAAGACAAATCATGCTTACTAAGACACACCATAGTACACTTGGAGGTGGCATGGAGATGTGCTGCCAAGCTGCAGGCTGTGTCAGAAACATTAACATTGTATCATCTTGTGACATATATGCTTATATATTCATTTAATTTCCCCCGGACTGTCAAGAGCTTCAGAGAGCATTCATCAGAGTGAGCAGTTACCAACAGTCCCTGTATAGCTGTAACAGAATCTTACATCATCTCTCTTGATGTGGAAAAGTGTGTTTTGTAAACAGAGTACGTTTCTTTAATTTCTTGTGTACAAAATATTTGCATCAATTGCGCTCTTGTTGTTTGGATCCAAAGATGCCAGATGCCATAGCTGACAAATGCCCCCTGCCCACAACAACAttaactcagacacacacacacacacacacacacacacacctacacatataGAAATGTGCACCCCTGCCATCAAGAAAATCCCTTCCACATATGATTCGGTATATTAATAATGGATTTTGTTATACTGCTGAATATATAAAAGTGTAACAAAATGCTAATTTCATGTAGAGTTGTACCACAATTATTCAATTAAGCTCCAGGTCAATAGGCTGCTATTTGTTTGACTGACGTTCCCCTCTTTAATCTGCTGGAATATTCTAATAGTTTCAGCCGTATTTGTTTATTGAGTATTTACTTGCTAATAGGTGATTTAATTGCTCTGAACAAACGATATCTTTCAGAAACACATTTCAGCACTACCCAGTGCTCACATCCTTGAACAATGACAAGCTTTCAGGGAGGACAGAATTAAAATTCAAAGGCAAGGCTGTGGTGTGAAAAACACTTGACTGATTTTAATCACATTCTTAGTTATTTCAGCTGAGAGCTCGGTATGACTTTTTAAAAGCCTGTGGTGATTTTCTCTTCAGTTGTTGTAGTGCAACAGCACCATCTAGAAGGTCCCTGCAGGTATTATCTTTGCTCACTGAAACCATTTGATATTCCCGGCCTTCACAGCACCGCTGGAATAGCAAGCATTTATTTGCAGAATAGGTTTTTGCTAAGAGTACTTTATCTCCCTGTCTGTTATACACTCCACTGAGTCAGGATTATTGTTGCTTGTCTGTACTGTTCAGTTATAGGACTGTCAGGAGGAATGAGTCATGGTTGGCATTAAGGAAATACAACAACATCTCCATCTGAGAGACATTGCAGCATTTAGTGTGTGGAGTGTAAACAGAATTTGCATTACAAAGCTTGCATCTATCAAAATGTTAAGACTTCTGCCATCTCAGTTACTTTGTATTGAAACATCTGAAATAAggaatgaaatgattgctttATTAGATCAAATAATGGGAGAGATGATGAATCAAACAAGCATATTATGAAAGACTTTATAATTTCACTAAACCTTTCGTTATAACTCTATTTTTTTCTGAACAACATTTATTGGACAGCTGTAATTAGGTTCTCCACAGAGACATTTTGTATGGACTATTTAAATACACAGTATGATGCACCATTCAAATGTTAGATGGTACACAATGAAGGATGTATTTTTCTCCCACTCAAATACAAGCTGCTGGTGTGAACCTCAGCGgtaacataaacaacagagacAGGAACCATTCCTCACAGCAGGTACtttcatttttgattaaatTAAAGTGCAAATGCTCGAGGACTTTTACTTTAGTCAAATTTAAATGCGAAATGACTACTTGTAATTGCATATTAGAGAATAACTTAAACATAAAGGAACAGCTGGGTATATTGTTGGAGAATTAGCTGAGAAGGTCGACACCAATCTGTCAGTTAAATATGAAGCTTCAGCCAGGAGACAGTTGGCTTGGCTCCCGCATGTCACTGCTCCTGCCAATAAATAGATTACCTCATACACCGACACCCCCAACCCAAATCGAACAAATTATATAATACATGTTCATTTCTTAAGAGGTGCTGCTGAGAGGGGAGGGGGTTGTGGATCTAACTCAGGAGCTGTATTGGCTAACAATTTCCTAGCTGCTTCATATTCAATGGACACACATGAGAGTGGTATGATATCTTCTTGTTTAACCTTAGAAAAGAAACAAAGTTAGCACATTTTCCAGAATGCAAAACTATTCCTGTGAAGGGTTTTAGGTTGTTACATTTTTTGTGGGCCCCCTACTATCTCTATCTCACACTTTCAGCTGCATCTCACAGTCTTCTTCTAGGGCAAATATGAATATATGTTTGGGGATTATAGCTTTCATGCTCAATAGTGTACTACACTGTACTGACTGTGCTTAACACCCCGATGTAGCTATTTGAATAGTAACATCGCATTGGAGAAAGTGAGATActtatcattttatttttactCTGAAACCATGTAACATCTAACCATCTGTGCATTTCttaacccttgtgttatgttcacatttcgcaccctttggtaatgttcaggtcaaattgacccgggacatatttcagggtttaaaaaaatacagaactaaattcaacatgcacaattccttatatatattgtttttaactcattccccaacaatataaatgaaatatacGATTAGTTTTTGAAAATACTCTTTGCTAGATCAAATTTAAAAATGGAAGTGTCCATCGTTTTTTGTgataaaaatataatttatgttaaaaaaaataaaactagGTTTACATTTTGCTCATGCTTTTCTAGGACACATGTAAATGAAACCTTTTTtcattaatgtttattatttttaatctgtCATATAATAATCAAAGCCCTGAAGGAAATAAAGCAATTTAACAGCAATTAAAACACAAGAAACACACATCCAAAGGTATTTGGCTGTGAGATAGAGATGATGAAACATCCATATAAATGACAGATATACacacaaagaaaataaaaacaattaacagtCACTATTCATGAAATACAGTATATCCGAAAAATATATTGATGATGTGACGCTGCAGAACATCATGTGAGTCAATGGGCAAGTCCGTTTAGGACACACATGATGTACAGAACTTCTTCGTGTGTATAGCACAGATGTACTTGTTgcagttgctgcatgtagtctgTGTCTTGGAGTCCTTTGAGGGTCCACAGACCTCACAGCGCTTCCTTTTGCTGGCACAGGGTGCAATCTACAACAGTAAAATATGTATTAGTTCAAAAATTGTTTTCACCACATCTCCTAACactggaaaacacacacacacacacacacacacacacacacacacacacacacacacacacacacacacacacacacacacacacacacacacacacacacacacacacacaccacttacTTCAGGCACTGCAGATTGTGGTTGTGTTGGCCGTGCAGGTGTAGCAGCAGGAGTTGCCACCATCTTCCTCAATATAGCAACAGAGGCTGGGTTCCTGGGCATGTGTTGTCTTCGCTGCATGTGAGGTGTCACCAGTGCCTTGCCAAGCTCCTCCAGAAAAATGCGTCTTCTTTGGAGCTTCTTTTGGTTCCATTCTGGGTTTATTGCCATCCAGAGTGCAAAGGCATTGTAAGCAGAGACATCCAGGATGTTGTAGAATATCACAAGTGGCCACCTCAAGGTCCTTCTTTGGCAGCTGTAGCAGGACAGCAGCTTGTCCAAGTTCTCTACTCCTCCTTTGGTGGCATTGTAATCGAGTATTATATCTGGCTTACGGTCCTCACGGCCACTGATCTTTGCATCTCTGTGTAGCGTGCTCATGAGAATGACATTTCTGCCCTTTTTTGGTATGTAGGATACCAGGGCAGTGTTGTCTGTGAACACAAAGTCGGAGGAATGAACTGGCCTTTTCTTCACCGTTAGAAGATGAGGGGGAAGCTCTGTCTTGTTTTTTCGTACTGTTCCAATCATTGTGACTTTTCTTCTGAGAAGCTCTTGTCCCAGGCTGTGCGATGTGAACAAATGATCGCAGGTGACATTGTGGCCACTGAGGCCCTGCACCATGTCAAGCACCGCTCTTGCTCCCTGGTTTTTCTCAGGCACTCCTCCTTCTGGCTTCCCTGTATACATTTGCATATTCCATGCATAGGATGATACAGCATCGCAGGCAGTCCAGATTTTTATTCCATACCTTGCTGGCTTGGAAGGAATATACTGCCTGAAAGGGCAGCGGCCTCGAAACCCCACAAGCCGTTCATCCACAGTAACATTTAGCCCAGGGTTGTAGAGAGATGGAAGCCGCTGCACCCACTTGTCCCACACTGTGCGGATTGCTGCCAACTTGTCCCTCCGTCGTCTAGCAGGCCTGGTCTCCCTGTCATCAAACCTAACGATCCTTGACAAAATATGAAAAGTCTCAAGAGACATTGTTGCCCTGAAAATGGCTCTCCCTGTTTCAGCATCCCACAGACTCTCAGTGGACTCCCCTCTTGACCTATACACACCTGCAAGAAGAAGGATGCCAAAGTATGCATGCACATGTGTAATATCCAACTCTTTCCATTCCTTCCCAAAAACCCGTCTCCCCTCAAGATTGGTCATGTCCAATATGATGTTTTGTATGGAGTCTGGCATCAAAAGCTCGAATGATGACTTGATGTCATGAACATGCGTCACTGCCATTCGTGTCGGTCCAGGTACCATCCTTATTATATTAGCAGACAAGCGAGTGGGCTCACTTATTGGGGATGAACACCATTCAATCCTGCCGTTCTTTGACATGTATGTCTTCACCTCTTCTCCTACTgtagctggctgtgggggtcttcttgcggctggctgtgggggtccttcagcggctggctgtgggggtccttcagcggctggctgtgggggtcttcttgcggctggctgtgggggtccttcagtggctggctgtgggggtccttcagcggctggctgtgggggtcttcttgcggctggctgtgggggtccttcagtggctggctgtgggggtccttcagcggctggctgtgggggtcttccagcagcTGGCTGTAGGGGTCCTTCagcggctggctgtgggggtcttccagcagcTGGCTCTGAGTCAAGTTCATCTTCCAAGTCGCTGTCAAATTCTGAGTTTACCTCAACATTATCCTCATCTTCAGAAATGTCTTCCTGTTCCACTtcactgtgttcttctaatgcaTTCCACTCACTCTCGTCCATTATTAGATCCAAGGCTCTCTGAGCAGAATATCTTTTGGCCATTTTGTTGGTAGATAATTGTAGTTCTGCACGACACACTGTAATGTGAGGTTATGTCTctgtttagtccctcctctggggtgcaggtgcgagggggactgagtatgtgtgtgtgtgtgtgtgtgtgtgtgtgtgtgtgtgtgtgtgtgtgtgtgtgtgtgtgtgtgtgtgtgtgtgtgtgtgtgtgtgtgtgtgtgtgtgtgtgtgtgtgtgtgtgtgtgtgtgtgtgtgtgtgtgtgtgtgtgtgtgtgtgtgtgtgtgtgtgtgtgtgtgtgtgtgtgtgtgtgtgtgtgtgtgtgtctttagtttgtgtgtttctgtgtgtttttctctgtctgtcCTGGTATTGTATGCGGGTCAGATTGACCCAAACCTCTTATGAAGGACATACATGCGGGTGGGCATTTCATAAGTgggaaaaaataaaaacaattccacatgtccttcacaataaataagccccggccattgagtttcaggttgaacgaaaatatcctgatatttttttgtattcattgaaaatggaagtcgggtcaatttgacctgAACACCACACAAAGGGTAGACTTACCCATTCAAAGGAGAGATGTCGGAGTCTGTGTGTCGTGCGTGAGCTGCTTTTACACAAGAAAATGAAAGTCTACACAGTGCCCCTTACTCCAAGACATCAATAGTTCTGGGCTCCTCTCTCTCATATTGCTCTAATGAAGCCATTTATATAAGTGACAAAGTGATCATCCGCCTCTCTTTCTTCCTGTCTCTTTTATCAACTATACTTGCAGCtggtgttctgtgtgtgtgtgtgtgtgtgtgtgtgtgtgtgtgtgtgtgtgtgtgtgtgtgtgtgtgtgtgtgtgtgtgtgtgtgtgtgtgtgtgtgtgtgtgtgtgtgtgtgtgtgtgtgtgtgtgtgtgtgtgtgtgtgtgtgtgtgtgtgtgtgtgtgtgtgtgt
It contains:
- the LOC117462606 gene encoding piggyBac transposable element-derived protein 4-like — its product is MSKNGRIEWCSSPISEPTRLSANIIRMVPGPTRMAVTHVHDIKSSFELLMPDSIQNIILDMTNLEGRRVFGKEWKELDITHVHAYFGILLLAGVYRSRGESTESLWDAETGRAIFRATMSLETFHILSRIVRFDDRETRPARRRRDKLAAIRTVWDKWVQRLPSLYNPGLNVTVDERLVGFRGRCPFRQYIPSKPARYGIKIWTACDAVSSYAWNMQMYTGKPEGGVPEKNQGARAVLDMVQGLSGHNVTCDHLFTSHSLGQELLRRKVTMIGTVRKNKTELPPHLLTVKKRPVHSSDFVFTDNTALVSYIPKKGRNVILMSTLHRDAKISGREDRKPDIILDYNATKGGVENLDKLLSCYSCQRRTLRWPLVIFYNILDVSAYNAFALWMAINPEWNQKKLQRRRIFLEELGKALVTPHMQRRQHMPRNPASVAILRKMVATPAATPARPTQPQSAVPEIAPCASKRKRCEVCGPSKDSKTQTTCSNCNKYICAIHTKKFCTSCVS